One Nocardia huaxiensis genomic window, CCGATGATGCCGACGCTCTTGCCGCGCATGTCGTAGTCGTGATCCCAGTCGGCGGGCAGCTGGATCTTGCCGCGGAACGAAGCCTGGCCCGGGATGCCCACATCCGCCTTCGGCCGCACGAACGCGCCGACCGCACTGATCACGAAACGTGCTGTGACAGTGGATCCGTCACGCAGATGCAGGGTCCAGAAGCGGCCCGCGTCGTCGTATTCCTCGCGCTCGACCTCGGCGTGGAAGCGGACCTTGTGATAGATCCCGAAGCGCCGCGCCACATTCACGTGATAGCGCTTGACCTCCGCGCCGAGCGGGAACACCCGGCTCCAGTGCGCATTGCGGGCGAAGGAGTACTGGTAGGCGAGCGCCGGAATGTCCACGCCCAGACCGGGATAGTGGTTCTCGTGCCAGCTGCCGCCGACATCGCCGGAGCGTTCCAGGATCACCATATTGTCGATGCCGGCCTTGCGGAGTTTGATCCCGGCGGCGATGCCGCCCGGTCCGGCGCCGATCACGGCGACCTCGTACTGGGGTGTATTCGTTTCCGTCACAGCAGGACTCATTTCGCGAGGCGGGCGAGCAGCGGGCGCACTCGCTCGAGCAGATAGTCGGCGCGCTCGAAGGAGGCGATGTTCACCACGGTGCGGAACGCACTGGGCGACAGGCGGAACGCGCCGTAGGCGAACCACGACTCCGGATTCACCGGCACCACGGCCCAATTGCGGCGCACCGAGCGTTCGATCGCGCGGGCCACCTTGTCGGGCCCGGCGTAGGCCAGCGACTGCGCCATGGCGACGTCGGCGCGCCAGGCTTCCTGGCGGGCGCCGGTGAGTCCGGCGCGTTCACCGTGCTCCAGCAGGTCGGTGCGGATGGCGCCGGGGCAGATGGCGGTGACGCCGATCCCGTACTGCCGCAACTCCACTCGCAGCGCCTGGGAGGCCATGAGCACCGCCGACTTGACGACGCCGTAGGCGGGGATCAGCTTCAGCGGCAGATAGGCCGCGCCGGAGGACACGTTCACGATGTGGCCGCGAATGCCGTTGTCGATCATCTGCCGGGCGAACAGCCGGGACCCGTAGATCACGCTCATCAGATCGATGTCGACGAGCTTCTGCCATTGCGCCGCAGTGGTTTCCACGAAGCCGCCGGTGTCCATGACCCCGGCATTGTTGACCAGGACGTGCACGGGCCCGACCTCGGCGCGCACCCAGCGGCCGAGCTCGTCCCACTGCTTCTCGTCGGCCACGTCGAGCGGGTGGGCATACGCGGTCCCGCCGTCCGCGGTGATCTCGGCCGCGGCGGCTTCGGCGCCCGCGAGGTCGATATCGGCGAGCACCACCCGGTCACCCTTGCGGGCGAACAGTCGCGCTGTCTCCCTGCCGATTCCGGCTGCCGCGCCGGTGACGAGCACAGTTCTCATCGCGGACCTCCCAGTCCGAGGGCGGCCAGCACACGGGTGCCGCGATCGACGACGGCATCGGCGAGCGGCATGCCCACCAGGCCCATCAGGCCGCGGGCCAGTCCGGGTGAGAGCCGGTAGAGATACCAGCCGGCCCAGGCTTCGAGGCCGACCGGCAGGGTCGAGGGGTTCCAGCGCACCGAGCGTTCGATGGCGGCCGCCACCCGGTCCGGCGACCGGCCCAGAAAAGCCTGTCCCCGAGCCAGTTTCGCGCCCCATTCGGCGTCGGCGCGGTCGTCCGCGCCGCCGCGGGTGCCGTTGGCGGCCAGGTCGGTGCTGATCAGTCCGGGGCAGATGGCGGTGACGCCGATGCCCTTGCCGCCGAATTCCGCGCGCAGCGCCTGTGTTCCGAACCAGGCCCCCTGCTTGGCGACCACATACGAGGGCGCGAGCGGGGTCGGCATGAACGCGCCGACCGAGCACACGTTCGCGATGTGGCCGCGGGTGCCCGCATCGACCATGCGCTGCACGAAGATTCGCGAGCCCAGCAGCGGGCTGAGCATATTGATCGCGATCATGCGCTGCCAGTCGGCGTTCGACTGGTCCAGGAAGCCGCCCGCGATGAGGATGCCGGCATTGTTCACCACCACGTCGGGGACGCCGTATGCGTCGCAGACCCAGTCGGCGAAGGCTTCCCAGTCGTCGGCGTCGGCCACGTCGAGGCGGCGGAATACCGCACGGCCGCCGCTGTTCTCGATGAGGTCGACCGTCTCGGATCCGGTCTTGTCGTTGATGTCGGCCACGATCACCGTCGAGCCGCTGCGCGCGAATCGCCGGGCGGTGGCGCGCCCGATGCCGCTGCCCGCTCCGGTCACCACTGTCAGGGTCATGCCCGGGAACCCCCTCCGGGCCGAATCACGGTAGTTGTCTCAGTCATTGCTCGACTCCTTTGTCGCAATCAGCACAACTGACCCAGATGGTATGGGGTTTCAGATACTGTCGCAATCGGAAAATCGGCCAAGAAGAGGCCCGCCACCGATCGTGCGAGATCAGGGCGGGCGGTGGCGACGGTGATTGCGAGGTTCGGCGGCGGGGTCAGTCGCCCGAGTCGGTGTCCAGTTCGAGGTCGGCCACCCACATGCGGACGGTGCGCATCAGCATGGCCGCGGACTGCTCCTCGTCGACCACCCCGAGCGTATGCCCCAGTGCCAGACCGAGTCCCGTCGCGATGATCGCGTGCACGGCCTCGTCGCGCCGCTCGTCGGGCACCTGGAACGGCAGCGCACCGGCGAGGGCGATCCCGATCATGCTGCGCCCCATGTCGATATGCCCGTGCGAGATCGCCAGCTGATCGGGATCCTTGCGAATGGCCAGCGCGTACTCTGCGGCCAGGGCCACCAGACTCTGGTCCGCGGCCAGCTGTTTCCAGCCTTCGGCGATCAGGTCCAGTTTCTCGTCGAGCCGCCCGGAGGATTCGGCCATGGTGGCGACCAGGCCCGCGAAGATCCGCATGGCGCAGCGCAGCAGCACCTCGGCGCAGAGGTTCTCCTTGCTGGCGAAGTTGGAGTAGATCGCGCCCTGGGTGCGCCCGGCGGCCGCGGCGATCTTGGCCACCGTCGTGCCGTGCAGCCCGTGCTCGAGAAACAGTTCCTCGGCGGCGTCGAGCACCTCCTCGCGCGTGCGCTGCTGAGACTCCGCCCGGCTCACCGGCTTGCGGCCGTCCCGCATTCCACTCTCCTTCGCCGCCTGATCGGTCCGTTTCCGATTCTAGTGACCACCGCACGCCGCATTGCGATGCAATCCGGACCCGGTCATCGGAAGAACAACCACGCCGCCAATCCGAGCGCCCCGACCCCGACTCCGATCCGCATGACATCGGCGGGAATCAGCTTCGCCACCGGCGGGCCGGACCAGCCGCCGGCCAGGGCGCCCAGGGCCAGGGCCGCCGCGACGCCCCAGTGCACGGGCGCGAAGAAGGCGAAGCCGATGGCGGCGACCAGATTCGCGATCCCGAGGAAGAAGCTCTTGAGCACCGTCGCGCTGTGTATGCTCTCCGCCCGCGTGAGCAGGAGCAATGCCACGAACAGCACCCCACCGCCCGCACCGAAATACCCGACATAGATGGACACCGCGAAAAGCCCTACGACAGTGAAGATCCCGGCGTGCCGGTGATCGTGCAGCGCCAGAATCCGGGGTTGCAACAGCAATGCCACCCCGCCCAGCGCCACCAGAAACGGAACCACCGCGGCGAACACCGCATCCGACCCGATCAGCAGCAGTGCCGCACCCACTGCGCCGCCGACCGCCGAGAGCGCGATCCATTCGTACAGCTCCCGGCCTCGCCCCTTGATCTCCTCACCCGCCCGCGCCGTGGCCCCGACGCCGATGGCAATGAGCGACACGGTATTCGTCGCATTGGCCGCCACCGGTGACAATCCGAAGGCGAGCAGGGCCGGAAACGACACGATCGAGGCCATCCCGGTGACGAACCCGACCACCCCGGTCACATACCCGACCACCGCCAGGCCCACGAACTCCCACACAGACACCCGCGCAACGCTAGGCGACTCCCGAGCAACCCCGACATCTCGGGCACCGCTCCCCCGACCCCCGGCGCACTCGCCCGAGCGGACGCGCGCCCGACAAGGCCCCGATCAGGCTTCCGACCGGGGCTTCGTCACCACTCCTACGTGGCCGCGCCCACCAGCTCGGCCGACTCGCCGCGAAGAATCCCGTCGGCGGTACCCGCCGGCCACTCCATCACCGCGTCGAGCTTGGCCAGCACATCGGCCGCCGGCTGCTCCATCAGGCACCGCTCGATCTGGCTGATCGCCCCGGCCGACAGCTCGCCATTGCGCGCCACATCGGCCTGCGTCCAGCCCTTCTCCTTGCGCCGCGCCTTGACCTGCTCCGACAGGGCCTTGATATCCGGCGCTCCGGCCGCACGCACGACCGCCGCCTTCTTCGCCGCCGCGGGCTTGTCCGCAGCCGGCTCCGCGGCCGGCTGCTCCGCGACGGCCGACTTCGCCGCCTGCTCCGGCACAGCCGATTCCGCTGCGGCAACCGGCTTTTCGCTCGCCGCCGCAGCCTTGGACGCCGCCTTCTCCGGCCGCGTCTTCCCGGAGGTCATCAGTCCCTGTGTGATGAGCCGGGACCGCTTCCGCCTACCCATTTTTGCCATACACGCTCCTCGATCCGCATTCCCAGCCTTCGCTGAAGCTCCGGAAAGGTTGCCACAGGTTCGCGGGTTTTCCCGCCCACTACGGTGTGTCGGCGTGCCACGCGCGGCGTTTCCCTGGTGGATAGACCGTTTCGGACCACCTGGTCGAATTCATTGCGACCCACGCCACACCTGTGTCATAGTCGGGCAATCGTGAGACTGGGCGGTTTCACATTTGCGAGACAGGGGGACCTCGATGACGAGGCAATCCGGGCACCCTGGGCCTGGCCGCGGCCATCGCGCAGAACCGGGATCCGAACTCCCCGCTGTTCGGCCGAGTCGACCTGTCCCGCACCGTCTTCGCCGGGCACTCCGGCGGCGGCCAGGCGTCCCTGCAGGCGGGCACGATCCTCCCGCCGATCGCGGCGGCGATCGATCCGCAGCTGCGGATCGCCGGGGTGCTGGCCATCGCGCCGGGCCCGCTCGCGGTGGGCGCGCTCATCAACGTGCCCACCTTCTATCTGACCGGCTACAGCGACTACGTCGTCCCCGACTTCGCCTGGGTGCGCTGGTGGCAGTACAACCTTCAGTTCAACGCACCGGCGTGGATCGCGAACGCCCGTGGCGTCACCCATTTCTCACCACTGGACGGCAGCGACGCCTACCGGGCGTCCGGCGCGGCCCTGGCATGGCTGAAGTACCTCGCGTTCGGCGACGAGACCGCCAGCGCGTACTTCGTCGGCCCGGAATGGCAACTGCCGCAGGACAAAGCCTTCTTCAGCGTGCACCGGAACACGCTCGCAGACAATCTCCGGTGAATCCCGTCATGCCTTCGGGCAGAAAGATATTCATGATGCAGACCCGCCGCGCCGCGTGGCTCGCCGCGCTCGCCACCCTTCTCACCGCCGCGCCGCTGGTCGTTCCCGCGGCATCGGCCGAAACCGCCGGCGTCAGCTGCGCCGAGCCCGTGCCTGGGCAGCCGCTGCCGCGCGCGAATCCCGAAGACGTGCAGCTGGATTCGGCAGCCTTGAACGATGCGCTCGATTTCGGTGCGCGCACGGGCGGTGTCGCGCTGCAGGTCTACCGGCACGGCTGCCTCGTCGGCGACCGCACCCCGACCGGCAACCTCCCGATGCCGCTGGCGAGCGCCACCAAGGGCGTCGCGGCCACGGTGGTCGGCCGCGCCATCACCCTCGGATACTTCGGGCTCGACGATCCGCTCGGGAAGTTCTTCCCGCAGGCCGATGCCGCCCATGCCGAACTGACCGTGCGCCAAGTCCTCACGCAGACAACAGGATTGCATTTCAGCTGGCCCGCCGATATCGCCGGCCTCTACACCGATTCGGTGCTGCAGACCCTGGCCGAACCCGCCGACTACGCCCCGGGCACCACCTACCAGTACGCGCAGAACGTCATCGCGGTCCTGTCGAAGATCATCGAACTGTCGACCGGCAGCGACTTCCAGGACTTCGCGCAACGAGAGTTGTTCGCCCCCTTGGGAATCGACCGCGACAACTGGATCTGGCTGCGTGACCGCAGCGGCAATACCGCCGTCAATGGCGGCCTGGCCATGCGCCCGGACGATCTGGCCAAGCTCGGCCGCCTCATGCTCCAGCAGGGGCAGTGGGGCGACTCCTGGTTGCTGGACCCCGACTACATCCGCCAGGCCACGACCGGCACCACCGCCAACCCCGGCTACGGCTTTCTGACCTGGCTCAACTCCGGCGACACCTACCTGGGCACCGAATTCCCCACCGCGATCACCCATCCGCACCCGCAATTCCCGGGATCGCCGCGCGATATGTACGCCTTCCAAGGGGCACTGGGCCAGTTCATGACTGTCGTGCCCAGCCGGGACATGGTCATCATTCGCATGGGCATCCCCCTGCGCATCGATCCGACCAACCCCGCCGCCATCCTCAGCGGCGCCGGGAATCCCGACAACAAGGAGCTCTACCACCGCATCACCGCCGCCGTGACCGACCTCCCCGCCGAACCCTACGTGGACCCCTACACCCTGCCCAGCTCACCCGCACCGGTTCGCAGCCTCGACGATCTCGCCAAACTCGTCGACCCCGTCAACACCGCCACCATCCTGTTGGGCGTCGGCCCCTACGCCTCCACCGCCTGCAATATCCTGTGGTGCAACGGAAAACCCGTCCCCGTAGACGTGTTCCGCCTCATCCTCGATATCGGCGCCCAAGCCGCGAACGCCCTGCTCGCCCTGGGCAACACGCCACGCTGAAACCGATGGATTCACCGGCCCCGCCGCGGGTATTCGCCTCCGAGAAAGGAGGCTCCCATGCCTTTCACCTTCCGCAAAAGCTTCAAGATCTTCCCCGGCGTCCGCCTCAATATCAACCGCGGCTCCCTGTCCATCACCACCGGCGGCCGCAACGGCCCCCGTCACACCACCAGCACCACCGGCCGCGAAACCACCTCCATGAACCTCCCCGGCCCCTTCGGCTGGCGCCGCACCCGCCACCGCAAACGTTGAATTCCCGCCTCACCCACCCATTTCGATCGCGGTCTCATGCACCGAGTGCCACAGATATCCGCCACCCTCACCGACCAGCACAGCCGTCACCCGCCGCCCGTGCACACCGGCCGCACTCCGGTGCACTTCACGAAACCGAACCACCACGGTCCCACCCACCCGATTCAACACATCGACCTCGTCGACTTCGATCCGCAACCCCGGCACCGCATTCCGAGCCTCGCGCAGCGCAAGCAACAACGCCTCCCGCGAAACCACCGTCCCCTCAACCCCCACCATCGTGAACTCCGAATGCTGCGCCCCAGCAAACCGTTCCCACACCTCCTCCCCCGCCGCACTCCCCAACCACGCCGCCAGATCCTCATGCAGATCCCGCACCGCGCCAACAACATCCATCCCGCCGACCACCTCGTCCCACGCCACCCCGAAATCCTACGACCCCGAACGCCGGACAGATGATCAGCGGACCGAACAGTCGAATCGATCGCCGCCAACCCGACGAGCGATCGATTCACGACGCGACGACCGGCGATCGGTGGGTGGGCCACCGATCGCCGGTCGTGATTGTGGATTTGTCAGCGTAAGAGCGAGGCGCGCAGGTCGGTGATGGCGGCGCGGCGCTCGTAGGCGATCCAGGCGAAGATCGCGGTGAGGGCCAGGGGGAAGATCGCCATGCCGGGCTTGTCGGCGATGAAGGCCTGGGTGCCGGCGGCGAGGAGGGTGAGGACGGACAGGCCGGCGGCGGCGAGCGCGGTGAGGCGGGGCACCATCAGGCCGATACCGCCTGCGACCTCCGCGACGCCGATGAAGATGAGCAGGGCCATGGGGATCGACAGGTTTTCGGGCGGGTTCTTCATCAGGATGTGCGGGATGACGAGCTTGGGGCCGCCCGAGGCGATGATGAAGAACAGGCCGAGCACGATCTGCAAGGTCCACAGGACACGGTTGCGCGTCTTGCCGGGGCGGTCGGTGACGTCGGTGGAGAGGGCGGCGGCGGTGGGGTTGATGGTGGTCATCTCAGGTCCTTCTGGTCGGTCGCGCCGGGTTGGTAGCGCGTTCAGCAGATAGGACGGGACACCGAAGCAAGACTCATCGCTGTCCACGAAAAATTCTTCCGAAGTCGAGAGATTCCGTACCGGGCCTGGGTTTCCAGTCGCTCGACCGGCACAGGCACTGATCGGCCGCAAGTACGGGGCGGTGGACGTCGGCAGGGTCGAGGCCGAACCCGGCCCGGCCCCCCGCTGACTCCGCCATCTCGATCAGGAAACCCTGCGGCGCAAGAGATTCCGGGTGGCCGTCGGATCGTGGATCATGGGTGGTCCGGGTTCGAACCAAATGTCCAGCATGTGGAGAGTTCGCCATGACGGTTGCCGACGATCAGGAATTATGGTGTCCGCTGGGGAGTTCGGTGCATCCGATGCGGGAGGTCATCGAGGCGGAGAGTGCGGGGTGGCTGGATGGGCACGGGGTGGTGCCGGGGGATCGGCGGGCGGGGTTCTGGGCGGGAGCGCCGGGGGCGTTGGGGTCTTATACGTATCCGCGGGGGACGCGGGAGGGGACGCAGCTGGCCAGTGATTTCATTTCTTGGCTGTTTGCTTTCGATGATTTGTACTGCGATGGGAATCGGATCGGGGGTGATCCGGTGGAGTTCAGTGGGGTGATCGGGGAGATCGTGCAGGTGTTGGAGGAGCCGGGGGCGGCGGGGGCGGGTGAGCTGCCGGTGGCGCGGGCGCTGCGGGATCTGTATGGCCGGGTGGCTGGGATGGCGTCGCCGGTGCAGCGGCGGCGGTGGGCCGATGACACCGAGAAGTATCTGCTCACGAAATTGTGGGAGGCGGGGCGGCGGCGGGCGGGGTCGCTGCCGCCGCTGGAGTCCTATGTGCATTTGCGCAGGCTCGGCGGGGCCAATGTCGCCTGTCTCATGTTGACCGATGTGAGCCTCGGGTGCGAGGTTCCGGCCGAGGTGCTGTGCGGGCCGCAGATGAGCGAATTGGTCAAGGCCGCAGCGGATCTCGCCGATCTCGACAATGATCTGCTGTCTTATGCCCGGGAGAGCGGGCCCGATGAGGAGTTCCCGATCAATGGGGTGACGGCGGCGGCCCAGCACGGCGCGGGCGATACCGCCGCGGCCGTCGCCCGCGTGCAGCGGTTCCGGAATGCCCGGATGCGGACGCTGCTGGAGTTGTCCGCGCACTTCGCCGAGCCCGCGGACAGCCCGGCCGCCGACTTCAGCCGCGGCGTGTGCGACTGGGTCAGCGGTCACATCGACTGGATCATGCAGTCCGGCCGCTATTCTCGGCTGCCGCTCGACTGACTCGCATGCGCAGCTGTCGCGGCTGGAGGGTCGAGGAGCGCGTGGGGCGGCTGTCGTTGCCGGGCACGGTCCGCAGCCGCCAGCGGCCGATGATGGTGGCCAGTGTCAGCGTCATCTCGGTCCTGGCGAAGGTTTCGCCGATGCATTTGCGGGCTCCGCCGGCGAAGGCCAGGAAGTCGGCGCGCGCAGGCGATTTCGCGGTGTCCGCCCACCGGCCGGGATCGAAGCGCTCGGGTTCGGGATACAGGTCCGCGCGATGCTGAATGGTGAAGGCGCTGTACATGACCGTGGTGCCGGCGGCGAGTCGATGACCCCCGAGTTCGGTGTCCTCGCTGACCGCGCGGGTGACGAACCAGACCGGTGGACGCAGGCGCAGCGCCTCGGTGATCACGTGGCCCGTCCACGGCAGATCGGGCAGATCCTGATACCTGGCAGCCCGCCCGCCCAGCACCGGCTCGACCTCGGCCCGCAGCCGATCCGCCACGGCGGGATGCTGATCGAGCAGGCACAGCGCCCACGCCAGTGCGGTGCCGGTGGTTTCGGTGCCCGCGACGAAGAATGTGATCACCTGATCGCTGATCTCGAGGTCGCTGAGCCCTCCCCCATCTTCATCCTGTGCGGCGATCAGCGCCGAGAGCAGATCGCCGTGATCGACGCCCTCCGCGCGCCGCGCCGCGATGATCTCGGCCAGCGCGGAGCGCACATTGCCGATCGCCCGCTCGTAGGCGCGATTGCCCGGCGTCGGCACCCGCAGCAGCGGGGCGGGCATGAGCGTGCGCAGCATCAGCGCACGCACCACGTGATCCACATCGGCC contains:
- a CDS encoding SDR family NAD(P)-dependent oxidoreductase, yielding MRTVLVTGAAAGIGRETARLFARKGDRVVLADIDLAGAEAAAAEITADGGTAYAHPLDVADEKQWDELGRWVRAEVGPVHVLVNNAGVMDTGGFVETTAAQWQKLVDIDLMSVIYGSRLFARQMIDNGIRGHIVNVSSGAAYLPLKLIPAYGVVKSAVLMASQALRVELRQYGIGVTAICPGAIRTDLLEHGERAGLTGARQEAWRADVAMAQSLAYAGPDKVARAIERSVRRNWAVVPVNPESWFAYGAFRLSPSAFRTVVNIASFERADYLLERVRPLLARLAK
- a CDS encoding SDR family NAD(P)-dependent oxidoreductase — its product is MTLTVVTGAGSGIGRATARRFARSGSTVIVADINDKTGSETVDLIENSGGRAVFRRLDVADADDWEAFADWVCDAYGVPDVVVNNAGILIAGGFLDQSNADWQRMIAINMLSPLLGSRIFVQRMVDAGTRGHIANVCSVGAFMPTPLAPSYVVAKQGAWFGTQALRAEFGGKGIGVTAICPGLISTDLAANGTRGGADDRADAEWGAKLARGQAFLGRSPDRVAAAIERSVRWNPSTLPVGLEAWAGWYLYRLSPGLARGLMGLVGMPLADAVVDRGTRVLAALGLGGPR
- a CDS encoding TetR/AcrR family transcriptional regulator, whose protein sequence is MRDGRKPVSRAESQQRTREEVLDAAEELFLEHGLHGTTVAKIAAAAGRTQGAIYSNFASKENLCAEVLLRCAMRIFAGLVATMAESSGRLDEKLDLIAEGWKQLAADQSLVALAAEYALAIRKDPDQLAISHGHIDMGRSMIGIALAGALPFQVPDERRDEAVHAIIATGLGLALGHTLGVVDEEQSAAMLMRTVRMWVADLELDTDSGD
- a CDS encoding sulfite exporter TauE/SafE family protein produces the protein MSVWEFVGLAVVGYVTGVVGFVTGMASIVSFPALLAFGLSPVAANATNTVSLIAIGVGATARAGEEIKGRGRELYEWIALSAVGGAVGAALLLIGSDAVFAAVVPFLVALGGVALLLQPRILALHDHRHAGIFTVVGLFAVSIYVGYFGAGGGVLFVALLLLTRAESIHSATVLKSFFLGIANLVAAIGFAFFAPVHWGVAAALALGALAGGWSGPPVAKLIPADVMRIGVGVGALGLAAWLFFR
- a CDS encoding helix-turn-helix domain-containing protein, which gives rise to MTSGKTRPEKAASKAAAASEKPVAAAESAVPEQAAKSAVAEQPAAEPAADKPAAAKKAAVVRAAGAPDIKALSEQVKARRKEKGWTQADVARNGELSAGAISQIERCLMEQPAADVLAKLDAVMEWPAGTADGILRGESAELVGAAT
- a CDS encoding serine hydrolase domain-containing protein → MMQTRRAAWLAALATLLTAAPLVVPAASAETAGVSCAEPVPGQPLPRANPEDVQLDSAALNDALDFGARTGGVALQVYRHGCLVGDRTPTGNLPMPLASATKGVAATVVGRAITLGYFGLDDPLGKFFPQADAAHAELTVRQVLTQTTGLHFSWPADIAGLYTDSVLQTLAEPADYAPGTTYQYAQNVIAVLSKIIELSTGSDFQDFAQRELFAPLGIDRDNWIWLRDRSGNTAVNGGLAMRPDDLAKLGRLMLQQGQWGDSWLLDPDYIRQATTGTTANPGYGFLTWLNSGDTYLGTEFPTAITHPHPQFPGSPRDMYAFQGALGQFMTVVPSRDMVIIRMGIPLRIDPTNPAAILSGAGNPDNKELYHRITAAVTDLPAEPYVDPYTLPSSPAPVRSLDDLAKLVDPVNTATILLGVGPYASTACNILWCNGKPVPVDVFRLILDIGAQAANALLALGNTPR
- a CDS encoding DUF4236 domain-containing protein; translated protein: MPFTFRKSFKIFPGVRLNINRGSLSITTGGRNGPRHTTSTTGRETTSMNLPGPFGWRRTRHRKR
- a CDS encoding DUF4440 domain-containing protein — encoded protein: MAWDEVVGGMDVVGAVRDLHEDLAAWLGSAAGEEVWERFAGAQHSEFTMVGVEGTVVSREALLLALREARNAVPGLRIEVDEVDVLNRVGGTVVVRFREVHRSAAGVHGRRVTAVLVGEGGGYLWHSVHETAIEMGG
- a CDS encoding DoxX family protein — protein: MTTINPTAAALSTDVTDRPGKTRNRVLWTLQIVLGLFFIIASGGPKLVIPHILMKNPPENLSIPMALLIFIGVAEVAGGIGLMVPRLTALAAAGLSVLTLLAAGTQAFIADKPGMAIFPLALTAIFAWIAYERRAAITDLRASLLR
- a CDS encoding terpene synthase family protein; the protein is MTVADDQELWCPLGSSVHPMREVIEAESAGWLDGHGVVPGDRRAGFWAGAPGALGSYTYPRGTREGTQLASDFISWLFAFDDLYCDGNRIGGDPVEFSGVIGEIVQVLEEPGAAGAGELPVARALRDLYGRVAGMASPVQRRRWADDTEKYLLTKLWEAGRRRAGSLPPLESYVHLRRLGGANVACLMLTDVSLGCEVPAEVLCGPQMSELVKAAADLADLDNDLLSYARESGPDEEFPINGVTAAAQHGAGDTAAAVARVQRFRNARMRTLLELSAHFAEPADSPAADFSRGVCDWVSGHIDWIMQSGRYSRLPLD
- a CDS encoding cytochrome P450, with the translated sequence MTVPSPIAAAPYRLPLLGHMVSLLRDPLRFLNSLPAHGDLVRVGLGPVPAVAVCDPRLTQELLRHDRVFDKGGPLLDRVREMLGDGLVTCPYSMHRRHRRLAQPAFHPARTADYAAIMTRRIDAITGAWRDGQVVDMKEQMHALASAVTAATLFSHAVPQQVLRALLADVDHVVRALMLRTLMPAPLLRVPTPGNRAYERAIGNVRSALAEIIAARRAEGVDHGDLLSALIAAQDEDGGGLSDLEISDQVITFFVAGTETTGTALAWALCLLDQHPAVADRLRAEVEPVLGGRAARYQDLPDLPWTGHVITEALRLRPPVWFVTRAVSEDTELGGHRLAAGTTVMYSAFTIQHRADLYPEPERFDPGRWADTAKSPARADFLAFAGGARKCIGETFARTEMTLTLATIIGRWRLRTVPGNDSRPTRSSTLQPRQLRMRVSRAAAENSGRTA